The Anaerolineae bacterium genome window below encodes:
- a CDS encoding phosphatase PAP2 family protein, producing MHDWLASWIPAGTAFILAVQRWSNPFLDQLFLTATYLGVDTFLVFLVAFIFWCVDRRIGLNLAYLLLTCDSLNSFLKNVFRLPRPAADGLRILRPETSPGFPSGHAQDGVAVWGYLATRIRQPIAWLLAVLIIALVAFSRIYIGVHFPQDVVGGLLIGVAFLIAYLFLAPRLGAWLARQTVSLQVALAILIPLALWLIHPAEQHTLAGETTLSYPSGTMAGNMGFLIGISLGFLAEQRFVRFRVGGPWWQRLLRLALGAAIVLFFWQGLKAFIPDGLSAVWIATLRLIRYTLAGMAAAWWAPWLFVRLGLAERQR from the coding sequence ATGCATGACTGGTTGGCCTCATGGATCCCGGCGGGGACCGCGTTCATCCTGGCGGTACAGCGGTGGTCAAACCCATTTCTAGACCAGCTTTTCCTCACGGCCACCTATCTAGGGGTGGATACGTTTCTGGTCTTCCTAGTAGCTTTTATCTTCTGGTGCGTGGATCGACGCATCGGCCTGAACCTAGCCTATCTGTTGTTGACGTGTGACTCTCTGAACTCGTTCCTGAAGAATGTGTTTCGGCTGCCACGCCCGGCCGCGGATGGCTTGCGTATCCTGCGTCCGGAGACATCGCCTGGCTTTCCTAGCGGCCATGCCCAGGATGGCGTGGCCGTGTGGGGATATCTGGCGACACGGATTCGTCAGCCCATCGCTTGGCTGCTGGCAGTCCTCATCATTGCACTGGTCGCTTTCTCTCGCATCTATATAGGGGTACACTTTCCTCAGGATGTGGTGGGGGGGCTGCTGATCGGCGTGGCCTTTTTGATAGCCTATCTATTCTTGGCGCCGCGCCTCGGCGCCTGGCTTGCCCGGCAAACCGTGTCCCTGCAGGTGGCCTTAGCAATTCTCATCCCGCTCGCTCTGTGGCTGATTCATCCGGCCGAGCAACACACGCTAGCTGGCGAGACCACGTTGAGCTATCCATCGGGGACGATGGCCGGCAACATGGGGTTTTTGATCGGGATCAGCCTGGGCTTTTTAGCGGAGCAGCGCTTCGTACGGTTTCGAGTAGGGGGGCCGTGGTGGCAACGGCTGCTGCGTCTGGCCCTGGGCGCGGCCATCGTCCTCTTTTTCTGGCAGGGGTTAAAAGCCTTCATCCCCGACGGGCTGAGCGCAGTTTGGATTGCCACGTTGCGCCTGATACGCTACACGCTGGCCGGGATGGCCGCCGCCTGGTGGGCGCCGTGGCTGTTCGTCCGGCTCGGCCTGGCGGAACGACAACGATGA
- the murQ gene encoding N-acetylmuramic acid 6-phosphate etherase produces MDMDRKEMTSWLTEARHPASVDLDQLDSLGIVALMNQEDARVAEAVRAELPNIARAVDLIVERLARGGRLLYFGAGTSGRLGILDASECPPTFSAPPEQVRGFIAGGPAAVTQSIEGAEDDLEAGMAAARDEARVGPLDVVVGIAASGRTPWVIGALRAARAAGALTIGLVNNPATPIHDEVDICIAPVTGPEVLTGSTRLKAGTAQKMVLNMLSTASMVRLGKAYSNLMVDVQPLNAKLRARAIRILQAGAGVDEGHAQTLLKESGWEVKTALVMALAGVDAEEARRRLRTAGGHVRRAVGSA; encoded by the coding sequence ATGGACATGGATAGGAAGGAAATGACCTCATGGCTGACTGAGGCACGTCATCCCGCCTCAGTGGATCTGGACCAACTGGACAGCCTGGGCATCGTCGCGCTGATGAACCAGGAGGATGCGCGGGTAGCCGAGGCGGTGCGCGCCGAGCTGCCCAATATCGCCCGCGCAGTGGACCTCATCGTCGAGCGGCTGGCTCGAGGGGGGCGGCTGTTGTACTTCGGCGCAGGGACCAGCGGCCGCTTGGGGATTCTGGATGCCTCGGAATGCCCGCCCACGTTCAGCGCGCCGCCTGAGCAGGTGCGCGGCTTCATCGCGGGCGGGCCGGCGGCAGTCACACAATCCATCGAGGGAGCCGAGGACGATCTGGAAGCGGGCATGGCCGCGGCGCGGGACGAGGCGCGCGTCGGGCCGCTGGATGTGGTCGTGGGCATCGCTGCCAGTGGGCGCACGCCGTGGGTGATCGGCGCGCTGCGAGCGGCGCGGGCAGCCGGCGCCCTCACCATTGGGCTGGTGAACAATCCGGCCACACCGATCCACGACGAGGTGGACATCTGCATCGCTCCGGTGACGGGGCCAGAAGTGCTCACTGGCTCGACGCGGCTGAAGGCAGGCACTGCGCAGAAGATGGTGCTGAACATGCTGAGCACCGCTAGCATGGTGCGGCTGGGCAAGGCCTATAGCAACCTGATGGTAGATGTACAGCCATTGAACGCCAAGCTGCGGGCGCGGGCCATACGTATCCTCCAGGCCGGAGCCGGCGTAGACGAGGGGCATGCGCAAACGTTGCTGAAGGAGAGCGGCTGGGAGGTGAAGACCGCACTGGTGATGGCATTGGCGGGGGTGGATGCAGAGGAGGCGCGCCGCCGGCTGCGAACTGCCGGCGGCCATGTGCGGCGCGCGGTAGGGAGCGCTTGA
- the pdxS gene encoding pyridoxal 5'-phosphate synthase lyase subunit PdxS, producing the protein MERQIGTVTVQRGLAQMLKGGVIMDVVTPEQAQIAEAAGACAVMALERVPADIRAQGGVARMSDPELILRIMKAVSIPVMAKCRIGHFVEAQILEALGVDFIDESEVLTPADEEHHIDKRRFKVPFVCGCRDLGEALRRIGEGAAMIRTKGEAGTGNVVEAVRHARAVMREIRKLTTMAPEERMAYAKEIGAPYELVEETAELGRLPVVNFAAGGIATPADAALMMQLGMDGVFVGSGIFKSADPERRAWAIVQAVTHYNDPYILAEISRGLGEPMRGLELAAIPLEERLAVRGW; encoded by the coding sequence ATGGAACGCCAGATCGGAACGGTCACGGTCCAACGCGGGCTGGCGCAAATGCTTAAGGGTGGCGTAATCATGGATGTGGTGACGCCGGAGCAAGCACAGATCGCAGAAGCGGCCGGCGCCTGTGCAGTGATGGCTCTCGAGCGGGTTCCAGCAGACATCCGCGCCCAGGGAGGTGTGGCCCGCATGAGCGACCCTGAGCTCATCCTGCGAATCATGAAAGCCGTCAGTATCCCGGTAATGGCCAAGTGCCGGATCGGCCACTTTGTAGAGGCGCAGATCTTAGAAGCTTTGGGCGTGGATTTTATTGACGAGTCGGAGGTGCTGACACCAGCCGACGAAGAGCACCACATTGACAAGCGCCGGTTCAAGGTCCCGTTCGTCTGCGGCTGTCGAGACCTAGGCGAGGCGCTCCGGCGCATCGGCGAGGGCGCGGCAATGATCCGGACCAAGGGGGAGGCAGGCACGGGCAACGTAGTAGAGGCCGTGCGCCACGCGAGGGCCGTGATGCGGGAGATCCGGAAGCTGACGACCATGGCTCCAGAGGAACGGATGGCCTATGCGAAAGAGATCGGCGCGCCTTATGAGCTGGTCGAAGAGACGGCAGAGTTGGGACGGCTGCCGGTGGTGAACTTCGCTGCGGGCGGCATCGCCACCCCGGCCGACGCAGCGCTAATGATGCAGCTAGGCATGGATGGAGTATTTGTCGGCTCTGGCATCTTCAAGAGCGCCGATCCCGAGCGGCGCGCCTGGGCGATTGTCCAGGCGGTGACCCACTACAATGATCCATACATCCTGGCCGAGATATCGCGCGGACTGGGCGAGCCTATGCGCGGGTTGGAGCTCGCAGCGATCCCACTAGAAGAACGATTGGCGGTTCGAGGGTGGTAA
- a CDS encoding anhydro-N-acetylmuramic acid kinase gives MIVTGLISGTSADGIDAAVVEITGMPPQLRVSLLAFHTAPWPKPLRERILAAAQGRVTTGELCRLNFELGEHFARAALQAIALAGLTPEQVDLIGSHGQTVWHDVDENGHVTSTLQLGEASVIAERTGVTTISNFRARDVAVGGQGAPLVAYVDWLLLRHPAHARAVQNIGGIANVTYLPPGEDPGGVIAFDTGPGNMLIDAAAARASGGALAFDHDGELARRGRVDEMLLAEWLTHPYFQQQPPKTTGRELFGSAFFEQAWAAAQARGLTPDDTIATFTALTVRSIADAYHRFLPSPVAEVIVGGGGAHNPTLMKQLREALAPARVLTHEDVGIRSDAKEAIAFAVLAYESWHGRPGNLPSATGARRAVVLGQIIRGTARGACN, from the coding sequence ATGATCGTCACAGGGTTAATATCGGGCACTTCGGCTGACGGGATCGACGCAGCGGTGGTGGAGATCACGGGCATGCCCCCTCAACTGCGCGTGTCTCTCCTGGCCTTTCACACCGCACCGTGGCCTAAGCCTCTGCGTGAGCGCATCCTAGCAGCCGCTCAGGGACGGGTCACTACGGGTGAGCTCTGTCGCCTGAACTTCGAGCTGGGCGAGCATTTCGCCCGGGCGGCGTTGCAAGCCATCGCCCTGGCTGGGCTCACCCCGGAGCAGGTGGACTTGATCGGATCGCACGGGCAGACAGTGTGGCACGACGTGGACGAAAACGGCCATGTAACCTCGACGCTTCAGTTGGGAGAGGCCTCGGTGATCGCCGAGCGCACCGGTGTGACGACGATCAGCAACTTTCGCGCCCGCGATGTGGCTGTCGGTGGCCAGGGCGCGCCGCTGGTCGCCTATGTAGACTGGCTGTTGCTGCGTCACCCTGCGCACGCGCGCGCAGTTCAGAACATCGGCGGCATCGCCAACGTGACGTATCTGCCGCCGGGCGAGGATCCGGGCGGCGTCATCGCCTTCGACACCGGGCCGGGCAACATGCTGATCGACGCGGCTGCAGCGCGGGCTAGCGGCGGCGCGCTGGCATTCGATCACGACGGTGAGCTGGCCCGGCGTGGCCGTGTAGATGAGATGCTTTTGGCTGAATGGCTGACCCATCCCTATTTTCAGCAACAGCCGCCCAAGACGACCGGCCGTGAGCTTTTCGGCTCAGCATTTTTCGAGCAGGCGTGGGCAGCCGCACAGGCGCGCGGTTTGACGCCAGACGATACGATAGCGACCTTCACTGCGCTCACAGTGCGCAGCATTGCCGACGCGTATCACCGCTTTCTGCCCAGTCCTGTCGCTGAGGTGATCGTGGGAGGCGGCGGAGCTCACAATCCGACGTTGATGAAGCAGTTGCGCGAAGCGCTAGCGCCGGCACGGGTGCTCACGCACGAGGACGTGGGTATCCGCTCAGACGCTAAGGAGGCCATCGCTTTTGCAGTGCTAGCCTACGAGTCGTGGCACGGCCGGCCGGGCAACTTGCCCTCGGCCACCGGCGCGCGTCGGGCGGTGGTATTGGGGCAGATCATCCGTGGCACAGCGAGGGGGGCCTGTAATTAG
- the recN gene encoding DNA repair protein RecN, with amino-acid sequence MLTELYIRNFAIIEELTLCFGEGLNVLTGETGAGKSIIIDAVSLLLGGRASTDVIRAGAELAEVEGHFRLGARAAVINPLLEAEGLEGEGDLLILAREIRRNGRHICRVNGRAVALSVLNEIGQRLIDIHGQGEHLSLLRVREHLELLDRYAGLGSERAEMARLVHALRQVRAELAELRRDERELARRIDLLTYQVQEIAAARLEPGEDEALEAERRRLANAEQLLHLTTQVMQALENGSEEQMSAVDLLGQAVQMLARLSRIDPDVETMRQQIEDLSYQLSDVVHELRRYRDRVEFNPARLAEVEERLELIHNLKRKYGDSIEEILAFGERAQAELDGITHAGERIAELDAEEERLLYAIGELGQRLSAARREAGTRLAQAVERELDDLRMEHARFSVDFQWQEDPEGAYVGDRRVAFDATGLDRVEFLISANPGEPLRPLARVASGGETARLMLALKAVLSRADETPTLIFDEIDVGIGGRVGAVVGRKLWGLTAPDAQGRRAHQVLCVTHLPQLAAYGDVHYHVSKAVEGERTLTHVRRLEGDERVDELAAMLGAPTAAGRASAAAMLAEAETAKRVSSMDSGR; translated from the coding sequence ATGTTAACCGAGCTTTATATCCGGAACTTCGCGATCATTGAAGAGCTGACCCTGTGCTTCGGTGAGGGCCTGAACGTGCTAACCGGTGAGACAGGCGCAGGCAAATCCATTATCATTGATGCCGTCAGCCTGCTTCTGGGCGGTCGAGCTTCGACTGATGTGATCCGCGCCGGTGCGGAGCTGGCCGAAGTCGAGGGTCATTTCCGACTGGGCGCGCGGGCGGCGGTCATCAACCCGTTGCTGGAGGCCGAGGGCCTGGAGGGCGAAGGTGACCTGCTGATCCTGGCACGGGAGATCCGCCGCAACGGCCGTCACATCTGCCGTGTCAACGGCCGTGCTGTGGCACTCTCCGTCCTTAACGAAATCGGACAGCGTCTGATAGACATCCATGGCCAAGGGGAGCATCTCAGCCTCCTACGCGTGCGAGAGCACCTGGAGCTGCTCGATCGCTACGCAGGCCTAGGGTCGGAACGAGCGGAGATGGCGCGGTTGGTGCACGCGCTGCGCCAAGTGCGCGCCGAGCTCGCCGAGCTGCGCCGCGATGAGCGCGAGTTGGCCCGTCGCATAGACCTCCTCACTTATCAGGTGCAAGAGATCGCCGCCGCTCGCCTGGAGCCGGGTGAGGACGAGGCGCTGGAGGCCGAGCGCCGCCGACTGGCCAACGCCGAACAGCTCCTGCACCTGACCACCCAGGTGATGCAAGCTCTGGAAAACGGGAGCGAGGAGCAGATGTCGGCGGTAGACCTGTTGGGACAGGCTGTGCAGATGCTGGCGCGGCTGTCCCGGATTGATCCTGACGTAGAGACGATGCGCCAGCAGATCGAGGACCTGTCGTATCAGCTCTCGGATGTGGTCCACGAACTGCGCCGGTATCGGGATCGGGTCGAGTTCAACCCGGCGCGCCTGGCCGAGGTGGAAGAGCGCCTGGAGCTGATCCATAACCTCAAGCGCAAATACGGCGACTCTATTGAGGAGATACTCGCCTTTGGCGAGCGCGCCCAGGCGGAGCTGGACGGCATTACCCACGCTGGAGAGCGCATCGCTGAGCTGGATGCGGAAGAGGAGCGACTGCTCTACGCCATCGGCGAGCTGGGGCAGCGGCTCTCGGCTGCGCGGCGAGAGGCCGGCACTCGGCTAGCGCAAGCGGTGGAACGCGAGCTGGACGATCTGCGCATGGAGCACGCCCGCTTTAGTGTGGATTTCCAGTGGCAGGAAGATCCCGAAGGCGCGTATGTGGGTGATCGCCGGGTTGCCTTTGATGCAACGGGACTCGATCGCGTGGAATTTTTGATCTCAGCGAATCCGGGCGAGCCCCTGCGCCCGCTGGCACGGGTGGCGTCCGGCGGTGAAACCGCTCGCCTGATGCTGGCGTTGAAGGCGGTGCTGAGCCGGGCCGATGAAACTCCGACGCTGATCTTCGATGAGATAGACGTCGGCATCGGCGGGCGCGTGGGCGCCGTCGTGGGGCGTAAACTGTGGGGCCTGACGGCTCCTGACGCCCAAGGACGTCGCGCGCATCAGGTGCTGTGTGTCACTCACTTGCCGCAACTGGCCGCCTATGGCGACGTGCACTACCACGTCAGCAAAGCCGTGGAGGGGGAACGCACGCTCACCCACGTCCGACGGCTGGAAGGAGATGAGCGGGTAGATGAGCTGGCTGCCATGTTGGGCGCGCCTACTGCGGCAGGGCGGGCCAGCGCGGCGGCGATGTTAGCCGAAGCGGAGACAGCGAAGAGGGTCTCAAGTATGGATAGCGGACGATAA
- a CDS encoding DUF624 domain-containing protein: MRVLRVIGLSIRDFYEEMFLFVPLNLVWWLAAVLVIPLAPATAGLCHLGYRIAHELRVDSSFFKEAFRDYFWPSLKVGALDVAILVTFMVNLWFYAQINSWLRLISILWIYGLILWAAAQLYLFPLLFEQKEPKALMTIRNAALLVLAQPLFTLGVSVLALILTIICLVLPVLLVLVWPGLMALIGTRALANVLEQARALAARSDQEKGGKGE; encoded by the coding sequence GTGCGAGTTTTACGTGTGATCGGCCTCAGCATCCGCGATTTCTACGAGGAGATGTTCCTGTTTGTGCCGCTGAACCTAGTATGGTGGCTGGCAGCGGTGCTGGTGATCCCGCTAGCACCGGCCACCGCGGGGCTGTGCCATCTGGGGTACCGCATCGCTCACGAGCTGCGCGTGGACTCCAGCTTCTTTAAGGAAGCGTTCCGGGATTACTTCTGGCCTAGCCTGAAGGTGGGAGCTTTGGATGTGGCGATCCTGGTCACCTTCATGGTGAACCTATGGTTTTACGCGCAGATCAATAGCTGGCTGCGGCTGATCAGCATCCTCTGGATCTACGGGCTGATCCTATGGGCGGCGGCGCAGCTCTACCTGTTTCCGCTGTTGTTCGAGCAGAAGGAGCCCAAGGCGCTGATGACCATACGCAACGCGGCTCTCCTAGTGCTGGCGCAGCCGCTGTTCACATTGGGGGTCTCCGTCCTGGCTTTGATCCTGACGATCATCTGCTTGGTGCTGCCGGTGCTGCTGGTGCTGGTATGGCCGGGGCTAATGGCCTTGATCGGCACCCGCGCGCTGGCGAACGTGCTGGAGCAGGCGCGCGCGCTGGCGGCTAGGAGTGACCAGGAAAAAGGTGGGAAGGGAGAGTAG
- a CDS encoding B-box zinc finger protein, producing the protein MASVNDALYCVNHPHRETLLRCNRCGRPVCMDCMQLTDVGYRCKDCISQVRSSFYTAHALDYPIAALVSFGISAIAAPIAGLLAASLGFWGFWIAFLVGPAAGGLLAEIIRQVVGRRRGRYLWLIASAGTVFGVIAGNIGLLLWAGMFPLLHLPMLLFLALALSTVYARLR; encoded by the coding sequence ATGGCATCCGTGAACGACGCCCTGTACTGTGTCAACCACCCGCATCGGGAAACGCTGTTGCGTTGCAACCGATGTGGTCGTCCGGTTTGCATGGACTGCATGCAACTGACCGACGTCGGTTATCGATGTAAGGATTGCATTAGCCAGGTCCGGTCATCGTTCTATACCGCCCATGCCCTAGATTATCCTATCGCTGCGCTGGTGAGCTTTGGGATATCGGCGATCGCCGCGCCGATCGCAGGCTTGCTGGCCGCGTCATTGGGCTTTTGGGGGTTCTGGATCGCCTTTCTGGTGGGGCCGGCGGCTGGGGGCCTCTTGGCCGAGATCATCCGCCAGGTGGTAGGGCGGCGACGTGGCCGCTACCTGTGGTTGATCGCCAGCGCCGGCACAGTGTTCGGAGTGATCGCCGGCAACATCGGCTTGTTGCTGTGGGCGGGCATGTTCCCGCTGCTGCACCTGCCCATGCTGCTGTTCCTAGCCCTGGCCTTGAGCACCGTCTACGCACGCTTGCGGTAA
- the pdxT gene encoding pyridoxal 5'-phosphate synthase glutaminase subunit PdxT, whose protein sequence is MVIGVLALQGAFVEHIRMLQALGVDARPVRLPKALEEVDGLIIPGGESTTIGKLAMAYGLLEPIQRKAKAGKPIWGTCAGMILLANEVEEDAPPLLRLMHIQVRRNAFGRQVDSFEADLAIPALDSIASADERGLPFHAVFIRAPHVVRAGREVTVLARLEDGTIVAAQQGNLLATAFHPELTRDTRFHRYFLSML, encoded by the coding sequence ATGGTGATCGGTGTACTGGCGTTGCAGGGAGCGTTCGTGGAGCACATTCGGATGCTGCAAGCGCTAGGCGTCGACGCACGTCCCGTTCGTCTGCCGAAGGCGCTGGAAGAAGTGGATGGGCTGATCATCCCAGGCGGAGAAAGCACGACCATTGGCAAATTAGCGATGGCTTATGGGCTGCTGGAGCCTATCCAGCGAAAAGCAAAAGCCGGTAAGCCTATCTGGGGCACTTGCGCCGGGATGATCCTGCTGGCCAACGAGGTAGAAGAGGACGCTCCGCCGCTCTTGAGATTGATGCATATCCAGGTACGGCGCAACGCCTTCGGCCGCCAAGTGGACAGCTTTGAGGCCGACCTGGCAATCCCTGCCCTTGACTCTATCGCAAGTGCAGACGAGCGTGGGCTTCCCTTTCATGCCGTGTTCATCCGGGCGCCCCACGTAGTTCGAGCAGGACGAGAGGTAACCGTGCTGGCACGTCTGGAAGATGGCACGATCGTGGCCGCACAGCAAGGGAATCTCCTCGCAACCGCCTTTCATCCAGAGCTCACCCGAGACACCCGCTTCCACCGCTACTTTCTCTCCATGCTTTGA
- a CDS encoding ATPase has product MEVVLGVDGGGTKTAAVVMDVAQRVLGRGMGPSSNHHDVGTEAAAAALRQAIKGALSEAGAGFNDVVGICLCLAGADRPADQERMAGLVRAIYPFPRVAVYNDAVGALAAGTGRLLGVVVIAGTGTIAYGFDRQGRSARAAGWGALLADYGSGFWIGMEALHAIVRAADGRGPTTALTERVLAHLGLADAEGLISWTYGEPFHWHRFAALAPIVTKTAQAGDGVAQDILRRAGRHLAESGLAVMRRLQMQDEPFDLVLSGSVWQAGEWVLAPFREAVLAEAPQTRIVFPSRTAAEGAALLAWQEAWHGHG; this is encoded by the coding sequence ATGGAGGTTGTACTCGGTGTAGATGGCGGGGGGACCAAGACTGCGGCGGTGGTGATGGACGTCGCACAGCGGGTGCTCGGCCGCGGGATGGGCCCCTCGTCGAATCACCACGATGTAGGGACAGAGGCCGCCGCTGCTGCACTACGCCAGGCCATCAAGGGCGCGCTTTCGGAGGCCGGCGCGGGTTTCAACGATGTGGTGGGCATCTGCTTGTGTCTGGCAGGGGCAGATCGCCCGGCCGATCAGGAGCGGATGGCTGGGCTGGTGCGCGCCATCTACCCGTTCCCTCGCGTCGCCGTCTACAACGACGCGGTGGGCGCGCTGGCGGCGGGAACGGGCCGGCTGCTGGGCGTGGTCGTCATCGCCGGCACTGGCACGATCGCCTACGGCTTCGATCGGCAGGGGCGTTCGGCCCGCGCTGCGGGATGGGGCGCGCTGCTGGCCGACTACGGTAGCGGTTTCTGGATCGGTATGGAGGCTTTGCACGCCATCGTCCGGGCTGCAGATGGGCGCGGCCCGACGACGGCGCTCACCGAGCGCGTCCTGGCCCATCTGGGGCTGGCAGATGCGGAGGGCTTGATCTCATGGACGTATGGCGAGCCGTTTCACTGGCATCGCTTCGCGGCGTTGGCGCCGATAGTGACAAAAACGGCCCAGGCGGGTGATGGGGTGGCGCAAGACATTCTGAGGCGCGCCGGCCGCCATCTGGCCGAGTCAGGGCTGGCAGTGATGCGGCGGCTGCAGATGCAGGACGAGCCGTTCGATCTGGTCCTGTCGGGCTCCGTCTGGCAGGCAGGCGAATGGGTGTTAGCGCCGTTCCGGGAGGCCGTGTTGGCCGAAGCGCCACAGACGCGCATCGTGTTCCCGTCGCGCACGGCGGCAGAAGGAGCAGCGTTGCTGGCATGGCAGGAGGCATGGCATGGACATGGATAG